In Glycine soja cultivar W05 chromosome 10, ASM419377v2, whole genome shotgun sequence, the genomic stretch GGTTATTTTAATCatatgatattttgttatttttgtattttctttttattctctaGAGTATGACACTTGTAGGGTCATTATTTAGTTGCTGACAACAATTAGGTTATATAAGTGTACGTATTTCTCCTAGCCTATGAAGATGAATGAAAAATCAGAATTAATGTTCCTTTTATCTTCATAATAGCTCTCTTTAATGACAGACTCTTAGTGTGTGTATACATATAGCAGTAGCTTTTAGTAACAATACACAGTTGCTTCTCTTTTCTTCCTAACAAAATCCTTCGTAAATACGTGGAGCTGGTTGCTTATTCTCTAAGGTGCTATAATATGGTAGAGTGCATTAAGAAATGATTCTTTGGAGGAGAATTAAACCTCTGAATCTCTGATATTGTTCCTTATATGCTGGTCTTTTTCCACTACTTTCGGCCTATCTAATTTGAACTAAGGTGAGTTTTTTATATGCTGCCCATGTGGTTCATGTCATAAATTGGCAGGAGAAAAAtttgtacatatatatataggttcTTCAACATGTTTTGGAAGTGGCATGTAGGTGGATCTGTCAATGACTCAATGAGCCTTGGATGCTCTCTATCTTTTCAATCTGCTTCATGTGTGTTActgttgtgttatatatatatacaacatgGAGGATTTTTGCAGCATTGTTCTTGAGGAATGCTTATGCAGCCGCCATCATTTATGTTGGCCATTATGTTTTGTAGGCTTTATACTTTAGTTGATGGGGTCTCTGGGctcttttgctttctttgttCTAGTTTTGCATAAACATTGTATCGGACTTATTATTGCTGGACAGTGGCATTTCTTGTGGTacggttaagttttttttttctttctttcttgcttaTGAAATTCTCtctgtctataaaaaaaaatccttcacaTATATATTGAAGTCAGAAACCTTCCCTACATTAAATTAAACATCATTTAACCAAATAGAAAACTTTAACCTTAAAAATGTGAgtaattcattattatttattcagctaaaactattatttaatcaaatatgaGTGCAAAATATATAGTTGTCCTCTAgacaaaaagtataaaattaaaaaatatatatcaaataaaagtaaattaaaaaaaaagaaaaaacactgtacattgataatataaaataattttatattatcatttcatcataaattatcatttatgataaatttatttatttttataaaattatattaaaattcatattaattgtCTTTTTTTACTATGATATTCCGGTGTAGAGTTTTTGGTTCTTAGGAGTAAGGGTATCAACCTGTTGGAATGCTTTTTTCGATCTTCTTACCCTTCCACGAACATCACTTTtgcctaaaataaataaattaaaactactATTTAACCAAAAATATGGTCATCAATGTcttgcttttccttttcttctatgATTTTGAATccttaagaaaaattataaaggatAAAGGTGTGAAAAGGAAATAGGGAGTCGCAAGTTAAgagtatttaattttgttacatGACAAGTTAAGTATGTTTGAGAGTGATAttttaaaagggaaaaaaagaaaaggaggataatttattttattaagataatcatataatatttggattaataaacaaaagattaagattttaaatttatgctaacctattattatatttctttatttttaacaaataatttaaatatacttttagtcTCTCCAAATCTTTCaagtttctttatttattttttcttccatcaagttaattaattaatcgtTGGGCGTTGACGTGCTCAACATATCAGCAACTGTCACGTAAATTAGTAAGGTGATGATGATGTTTGTcgcataattaaattattattattaaattatttgactGCAGCTGCAAAATTTCAAGTTGCGAAAAACACCAAATTCTCCATTGTGGGAGGTATTTCACCCAAAACACCATTATGAGACAAAGAGAGAACCAGGTTTCATTGAAATCAAACCATATTATATTGAGAGTTGAGACAAtctaaattaatcttataataatattaGCCGTGTGTATAAATTCTCTTTAAAAAACCGTGGGTATAAATTTGATAATGCAtaacaaaaactattttaaaaaattagcatTAGCAAAACATCAACATTGTGCAGATAATAATTTGGCACACGCATCCACAGAAAGTCAAAGCTAGCACTGGTTTAGTAATAAACTGTGCGATTTTCAGTAGTTTCCTTAACGATGCATGGTATCTGCTTTTGATTTTGACGTACGTGTTCCAAGTCCTACCCCGGTGTTTGAGTGGTGgctttgaaatattaatttaataaatatttcattgataaaaaataatttaaatatgctGCAGACACCTCATCTCATTGTTGATCGCTAAGCCGCATCAATATATTGATTAAAAGTTACATCTACTAGTTAAACATCATAAAATCTATTAACgtactcaaaattttaaaaaaaactaaccggaactaaataaaaaatattaatggtgAATGCCTAATATATGTtgtaattttgtgacaattctTATTGGgtttatgctttttatttttaaacatttttcgaatttcatttttaattcataaaaaatatgaccggtctctttttccctatatttttcttctattagCATTTTCGGTCCCTACGCTACAATCAAATATCATTATTCGATCAGTGATAATGAACGACCACAATAACATTAACAtgagtttaaaaaaatcaattatcatgcaatttttttttcttatttaatttcttcattctCTGTTTCATTGAAGTCAAATATTCCTAAAATCTAGCTAGGTAAAAAATATCCCTAAAGTCTATTTCATTTCTCACTTATTTTATCTAtcctatttctctcttttttttttttgcattttcatcctcttattttattttatttctttttttttatcaaatatactGTAAATTTGAttcataatcaaataaaaaaggaaaatttgacCCAGAAAAAACAATAATCTCTCTCGTAATATACACTGTGGATTAACAAATGAATGTGACAGATAGGGGTAGGTCTCTCTTTGATCAACCAGCTGacttatgattaaaaaataatacctaATTATCATTACAGTAACTCAACTtgggaagaaaaatatatatatcctgTGAATGGTACAAAATTACAATGGAACTTCCTTAATtgtaaaagttataaatatattagCGTTGTCATGCATATAGACaactttgaaattaaaatatacatcAAAATAGCAAACGTTAATCTCAGTACCAAATGGACGTTATTCCATGCAATTTCGAGGAAAGAGTGTTATGAAGGAAAAGTCAgcgctctttttttttttaaaccaaaaatcACCGAAGGTTTCTCCAATGAACTATCCACCCTTGCAGTTGTCATGCATGTAGACCAATTCTGTATATAGAGTCATAGAGACGACTTTGAAATTAAAAGtcataatttctaataaacGTGTAGGAATTATATATATCACTTTCGTGAGTATCAAAAGTcatggttttatttatttaccctAAAGAAAAGTGATGGGCTTATTTGGAAAATAATCACGTGGGAGAGTTTTTTCCTGTGAACTTTCTTAGACTATATTTGGTGTAACTTGCAGGAAACtaatttatagtttaaaattaaaattaattaaaagttgaaaaactatcgataaatatatatataataaaataatttctcacaaaaaaaagtatatcaTAATGTAAagataaataagtttaaaatcaTTAGCCTTTACAAACATAttctaaaaaagaatcatttacTGTATATATCAGACTTTGAAGAATACAGATGAAACATGGGATATTTAGGAAAATTAGCGCCTTTTTCAACCCAATTAATAAACCAAAGCTTCACCAAAGTAGTCTTTATGTTTTTCATTAGTTCCCATTCCATTCTCAAGTTTTAAACTAAATTTCACCTCGCTTGTCTCAACGTTAAAATAATCACAAATTGGTTTCTGAATTTACAAAATGACATATACGTCGTTTTCTGTGTAAAAGcatcaagaaaaattaaattaaatgcaaaTGAGTGACTTTTTGTAAGGTTGGAGATTAGTggaagatttttaaaaataaggaactaaaatatccaacccatacaatcTTGAGACAAATTAGGAGTCTACTCTTTAAACCCTGCTGCATGTGCACTGCATGTGCCCTTGCACCCCATCACGAACACCATTGGAATTAATTTTTAGGAAGTCCACATTTATATATGGAAGACTTAGTTGAATACAAGAATATAAATACTTGCAGTGGATTCTATCTATATCTTCCCATCATCAACACATCTTCTTGCGTTATCATGGGTGCCTCTCCACTGGGTATTAAACCCCTTTTACTTTCCTTATTATTATGTGCATTCATGTGTAGCAGTTTGAAGATTCATTGCAACGAGAAGGACATGAACAAACTCCTACGCTTCAAAAAAGGAGTCAGAGATCCTTCAGGCATGCTCTCCTCATGGCTCCCAAAATTAGATTGTTGTCGATGGACAGGAGTCAAGTGTGATAATATCACTGGCAGAGTTACACAGCTTAGTCTCCCATGTCACACAACTCAACCTGAAGTTGTTGCTTATCAAGAGAAAGACGACAAATCACACTGCCTAACAGGTGAATTCAGCCTTACCTTGCTGGAACTTGAATTTTTGAGCTACTTGGATTTCAGCAACAATGACTTCAAGTCTATCCAATACAGTCCAATGGGTAGCCACAAATGTGATGATGACTTGTCATGAGGTAACCTTCCCCATCTGTGTGGAAACTCCACCAACCTCCATTATCTTGATTTGTCACATAATTATGATCTGCTTGTCTATAATCTCCATTGGGTTTCCCGTCTTTCCTCATTGAAATATCTTAACCTTGGAGGTGTTCACCTTCCCAAGGAAATTGATTGGCTTCAATCAGTCACCATGCTCCCTTCTCTTTTAGAGTTAACCTTGGAGAATTGTCAACTTGAAAACATCTATCCATTTCTTCAGTATGCTAATTTTACTTCACTCCAAGTTTTAAATCTAGCTGGAAATGATTTTGTATCTGAGTTGCCTAGTTGGTTATTCAATCTTAGTTGTGACATCTCTCACATTGACCTTAGCCAAAATCGCATAAATAGCCAACTCCCTGAAAGATTTCCAAATTTTAGAAGTATTCAAACGTTGTTTTTATCTGATAATTATCTCAAAGGACCTATTCCAAATTGGCTTGGACAACTTGAAGAACTAAAAGAACTTGATCTTTCTCATAATTCTTTTTCTGGTCCAATCCCAGAAGGCTTGGGAAATCTATCATCCTTGATTAATCTGATACTTGAGTCAAATGAGTTGAATGGCAATCTTCCAGACAATCTCGGGCATCTCTTCAACTTGGAAACACTTGCAGTTTCAAAAAATTCCTTGACTGGAATTGTGTCTGAAAGAAATTTACGTTCATTAACAAATTTGAAGAGCTTTTCCTTGGGTTCACCTGCTCTGGTCTATGATTTTGATCCTGAATGGGTCCCTCCTTTTCAACTTGTAAGTATTTCATTGGGCTATGTGAGAGACAAACTTCCGGCATGGCTATTCACACAGAGTTCTCTAACTGATCTAAAGATTTTAGACTCAACTGCTTCATTTGAACCTCTTGACAAGTTTTGGAACTTTGCTACTCAACTTGAATATTTCGTTTTGGTAAACAACACAATCAATGGAGACATATCAAATGTGTTGCTAAGCTCAAAATTGGTTTGGTTAGATTCCAATAATTTAAGAGGTGGCATGCCTCGTATATCACCAGAAGTGCGTGTTTTGCGTATATATAATAACTCATTGTCTGGATCTATTTCTCCTCTCTTGTGTGacaacatgaaaaataaaagcaatttAGTGTACTTGGGGATGGGTTATAATCATTTTTCTGGAGAACTCACAGATTGTTGGAATAATTGGAAATCATTGGTTCTTATTGATTTTGGATACAACAACCTAACAGGCAACATTCCTCACTCCATGGGCTCCTTGTCTAACCTTCGTTTTGTATATCTGGAAAGCAACAAGTTATTTGGGGAGGTACctttttcactaaaaaattgCCAGAATCTTTGGATACTTGATATTGGTGACAATAATCTTTCTGGAGTTATACCAAGCTGGTGGGGTCAGAGTGTGAGAGGTCTTAAATTGAGATCCAATCAATTCAGTGGCAACATTCCCACACAGCTATGCCAACTTGGTTCCTTAATGGTGATGGATTTTGCAAGCAATAGATTATCAGGACCAATACCTAATTGCTTACATAACTTCACAGCCATGCTTTTTAGTAATGCTTCAACTTATAAAGTTGGCTTTACTGTTCAATCACCAGATTTCTCGGTAAGCATTGCATGTGGTATAAGGATGTTTATAAAAGGCAAAGAATTAAATCGTGTTTATTTGATGAATGACATTGATCTCTCGAATAACAACTTGTCTGGAAGTGTGCCTTTGGAGATTTATATGCTGACTGGATTACAATCCTTGAATTTGTCCCATAATCAATTAATGGGAACAATACCACAAGAGATAGGCAACTTGAAACAATTGGAGGCCATTGATCTCTCAAGAAATCAATTCTCGGGAGAAATTCCTGTGTCCTTGTCTGCCTTGCATTACCTTTCAGTCTTGAATTTGTCGTTCAACAATTTAATGGGCAAAATCCCATCAGGGACCCAACTTGGTTCAACAGACCTTAGCTATATTGGCAATTCTGACCTCTGTGGACCTCCGCTTACAAAGATATGCCCACAAGATGAAAAATCTCACAATATTACAAAACCCGTgagagaagaagatgatgatgatgataaatcTGAAGTATATTCCTGGTTCTACATGGGCATGGGAATTGGATTTGCTGTAGGATTTTGGGGAGTTTTTGGAACCATTTTGTTCAACAGGAGATGTAGGCATGTTTATTTTAGATTTCTGCACCGAATGTACGACTTTGTGATTCGAAAGATGACCTCCATCTACTGAAATCTAAGAAATTGCAAATGTGGTACATACACCATcaacttttatatttaatatatatataatcatttaaaatatcagtaaatataaataaatttacaatattAGATTTCGTGCATACAAATGTTTggattatttgaaatttatccTCACATGTATACAAATTGAGCCTGAGATAGAAATTTGTGAGTTATATTCaaactcaaaaataaataactcgATATTTATGCTTATATATATACTGACTCTGTGTATACTGCTAGTCCTTGATGTCCATGCTTCGACAAGTTACTTCACACAGAGCTTATTGCAAGAGGCTGCGAGATTCATTTGGTGTCcaagatatataaataaaaaatgtgactATAAGTCTAGGTTTTTATGAAGCTAGCTACTTAGCCTATTGCAAACGTTTTAATTTGTTCCATGGTATTTGTGTTGTGTGAACAGTTTGTAATGTTTCTTCATAATATTGTGTAAAATGAGATTAATGCCTTTATATATTCAGTGTAAAAGTGctttaaaaagtttgaaatgttttttcataatattgtgtaaaatatatttgaacatgcttttagaatattaaaaaaagtttaaatggttgttctctatttctttttgctttttatttttttactttcattggGTAACATGATTGTTTAGtaacaactttaaaataaaatagtcttAAGATGTTGATTGGGTAAAGTAAAATAGGATTTCACATTTGACATGTTGAAAAGTTGAACTCTCAATCGGTTGTttaggtgaaaaaaaaatataaatcttttATAGATACATTTTGAATTCACAAAGCCAATTCCTTGTCTTGAATTAGACATCATTTTCTTACCTAAAATGgtgtatttaattaagattttaaaagattttttttacaagaaaaaagtcttgtagatttttaaaaaatttaatttgtaggAATGTAATGACTTTTATAATTCTCTTAAAGACTTTTATGACTAGAATTTTATTGTTCgaattttaatagatttataaATTAGGAagtcataaaatttaaacagattttatagatttaaaagattttagaGGACTCTAAGGATTTTAAGATGaccaaatatttataaactaaGAATCATGAATTCTGTATTCATAGTTGTAAATTAACAGTAattcacataaatttaaaataaacatacatATGTAACCCTCTAAAAGTCAAACCAAAAAATGTTATACCCAAGCTACATAGCAAATACACATTTGGTATTAGACATGACAATAAGACGGGAACAAGTATTGTCTCCTCAGTCCCCGATCCTGACCCTCCAACATACCCGACTACTTGTATTTGTAGtacatttatttacaaaaatcatcaagaaaaaaaatcttaaattatgtaacaattataaaaagaattaacaaataactaataaaattttaataatttcatcatcGGGACGGGTACAGGAATGGGTATGGGACGGGTAGTGACATCCCCATCCTCGATCCCGACCCCGGTTTAAAAAGTTGGATAATCCCCGAACTCGAACCCGTATCGGATCAACTCGGGTATTCCCTATCAAAATCGGGACAGGTTTGGGCAGATCGGATTCGTGTTTCATTGTCATGTCTAGTTGATATATTTagccaaatgaaaaaaaaatacttcttcCTATATTGCATCAACATACAAGtttggttaattataaataaagggatggatttttttttggcattaaTAGCTATGAATTTGGCTTGGGTTAATATTGACATTGACACAAGTTTctaacaataattatatatattcacagTTGAAATGAATTAGTgcttatagaaattaaaaaaaaattattgcccATAAATAATaatcagaaattaaaaaaaaaactattacctTAACAATGTCACTGAAGataattattatgtaaattagTGCTTATAgaatattggttaaaaaaatggaaaaataattattatgtaaattataaGAGAGCATAAATAAGATTATGGACACTCATTATCATTATGCCTTCCAATAAAAAGATAGTAAGAAGTAAAATATGACGCAATGGTTATGTTCTCTTTGTTACCTTAATGTTTGAAATACTACATGTTATATGAAAGGGGGTAGTCAACAGCTAAAGGGAAGAACCGTTAACGTACTACAGTCAACGTGTTCTTCACACAGATTGGGGGCTCAATAATCAGAAATAGCCTAGAACAAATCATATACAATAAcccagaaaaaaaaggagaaaacctGAAAGCCGGAAAAAACGTGTGGGATTGGAATGTTGCTGCTTGTGTTAACAGAGAGACTATCAACGGAGAGTGGGAGAAAACAAGTCTGGGATGAGAAAAAAGTCTCACGAGATTGGATGAAATCGTTTCGTGGGTTTGATATTTATAGGAATAGCTAAAAAGTTACATTAAATCCATCCAAAATATAATCAATcgaaatttgtataattttaaatactaaatgatttttttaagcgATAAAAAATCTCAATTGAACACTAtcgtatttcattttttctctaaaaCGAATCttaatagttttaattaaataacacataattttttttatcttttaaacatcttgattgaaaattataagatttttttacataaaaaaatattttaaaaatttttaaaattctaattgaATACACCTTCTAAATTCTAGGTAGCAAAGAAAACTTTAACCTATAAAATTAATGTGAGACATTCATTATTCCGTTCAAagttgaaattattatttaaccAAATATATGGTCATCAGCTTAAACTAAACCAACTAGGTCAACTCCAAGTTGGTTCATATGACAAAAAGGAACTTTTGAAATATTCattaatccaaaaaatatataagctaTTTggataaatagaataaaaaaattgagagttCAAGTCATTTTGCGCGAGTATGGAATTTGTTAACTCGAGACCAAACCAATTGCTTTTAGATTGGAACCTTTCTTACCCAACTACCCGAATCAAACCATTTTTGAGTTGACTGGTTTGAGATTACGAGTCATGCAAATTCCTACTTTTTTATGTgtaaacaaatttaataatatgcttcaatttttattattgtattgtACATGGTATGTAAAACagtagattaaaaattatttggattttgtttaaatgaaaagattaaataaaagaaaaagttaaaaagtagaatataatataagacattaaaattttcattttaaagaatcttaaaaaataaatcatttaatgAGAAATTGCTTTTAATGATTGATTTATATTGTACTTATCTAAATTCGAAAGGAAAAGAAttagtattaataaaaataattttctgataGACAACTAAGAACTAAATTTACGTATGTAATATGAGACCAAACTGACTAGTGACAGTCAATTTTATTAGATTGAAGTTTTTACTCAGAAACAAGTATAAATTAGACATCCAAGCCCATTGCATAAATACGTATATCCTTCCTGCAGACTCAAAAACATACTGACAGTATAAGATCAGTTGGTAACTTTTATCTATCAATCAGTCAatctagagagagagagtataCTACAACATAAAATCCAATGAAGTCAcaagaaaaaatgatgaaaaactCCCAAGTTACAACGTGGTGCTATGATAAAGATGTTACTCGGACAGAGTTATCAGCTGATCCAGTCAAGAAAATGGGCAGGGTCGGATGCCAATCCACAGCAGTAATAGGAGCACCGTGCGGAAGTGTTCTCCATCCACTCAAATGACCATGAACCTGACACAAGACAACCAGACACAACAATTCCAGATAATTAACAAGATAACCGGAAATATTCAAAGCCAAAATTTACTGGGTGTAACAAGTCAAACCAATGTAtggataattatataattataatcccTAAAGGCAATGGTCTAATCACAATTCACCACGAATCATCAACCTGGTATATGGGTGCTCTAAATGAACTGGATGTTACCAAGAGTCTCCTCCCATTTGCATCTAATGCCATCTCATGTCTGCAATATTTTGAATCATTGAGGGGGTAACAGAACCTATGGAAGGCAAAAAAAAGGTCATGCTGTGAATTATTTCTTCAAACAAGTATAAAAACAAGGATAGGAGGAACCGGGATAAAAATGCTTTAGAAAGCAAGCCAAATactctaaataaaatatttacacttATAATATTGGGACCCCACAtcgactaaaaaaaatatggccAATATAGTCATTATAAGACTCGGACAATCCTAACCTTCCAaaccaattttatattattgagtTGTTAGACCCAAAGCCCAAATTGTTATTAGGATGTTATAATTCTGTATTAGGAAGTTATCTAGGATTAGGCATTTATATGTTGCATGATAGTTATATATAGGTTGTGTGACTAATTTGTAGAAGGCAATTAAGATGTTAGATTGGAATTTCTGGTATTTTGAAAGAGGAAATTCCTTGTTAGGGAGAAACCCTGTCTTTGTTGAAGTTTGTACTAAAATCTGGCCTAAAAAACCAgattatttctataatttattcataaataatgAAGTCTGTTTACTTCTTGAGTCTGATATGACAATCCTCTATttcatgcatcaaattttcctgcATTTGGctaataaaaactattttgagccgcacaaaagaaaaaagaaacagtgTACATCTAAGTGTAAGGTGTCAAACTAGAAATATACCTACTAGCTAGAGTCTCTCGACCACAGGATTTGACCTTGATTTTGCAAACTCCACTCAAAAATCTGACaacaaagaataaattaatataagtgTACAACCCATTTCACAAgctgaaataacattaaatttataatacttgCCTTCCCATCAGAGCCCAGGCTAAAAATGCTAGTCTCATCTGGTCCAAACAGAATAGAACTGATGGAAGAATCATGTGCTGGCCAGCCAGTGATTTGTAGACCAGCAGACATGTCTTCGACTAGTTAAGGATGACATGATTGTCAAATCATGTGGCCACTGCTAGAACATTCTAAAtacatttatctttaaaaaaaatgcaccatTTTATTTCACTGAATAACCGACCCCAATAATCAGAGAATAACCGGGTCCAATAATAAGGAACCTCTAGAGTATAGAAAGCACAAGAAATCCCAGTAAATTGGCAACTCCAGCAAGGGAAGATATAACTTAATAAATGCAACCAATTGTTGAAATTGTGGGGATTTAAGTGTGATGgatattattgataaataattagaaactaaagaattaagagaaattaGAAAGAAATCAAATAACAATAGAAATATGGAAATATGACAATCAAATCAAATGTAATCGGAAATATGTTTAACAGCAACAAAATTACATTATATTTCACTTCACATATTAATCACTAAGTATATCAAACCAAGGAAacaatcaaatgaataaaattaaggatACCAAACATGTGAATCATTCCATCAACGGCAGAAGCTGCCAAAATCTTTCCATTGTGATTAAAGCATAGAGAAGTAATTGCTGGTGGATCTTCTCCAAGAGGAAGGACTGTCTTTAtgaaatccaaaattaaaaatagccataaaacaacataaacataaaacattTTATACAAAGAAGCACATACCATGGCTTTCCATGTCTTCATGTTCCACACAGTAAGTGAAGCAAAACCCAGGTTGTCAATATAGTTAGAACCAGCCCTATAAAGAAAGTAAGGCCCTCATATTCCTTGATAAcataatattaacaaaaaatgaacGGTGAAGAACAGAAAGAATGTACATTGAAAGCATAATAAAAGGCAGGATACCCTGACTAATGATATTTAACCATAGTTCATCCTTATGTCCGAAATCAAAACAGCAAAACATACATATCATAATAAGACtaacattttattaaaagttacaaCAGAGGatcaaatcaataaattaaa encodes the following:
- the LOC114371817 gene encoding receptor-like protein EIX2 → MLPSLLELTLENCQLENIYPFLQYANFTSLQVLNLAGNDFVSELPSWLFNLSCDISHIDLSQNRINSQLPERFPNFRSIQTLFLSDNYLKGPIPNWLGQLEELKELDLSHNSFSGPIPEGLGNLSSLINLILESNELNGNLPDNLGHLFNLETLAVSKNSLTGIVSERNLRSLTNLKSFSLGSPALVYDFDPEWVPPFQLVSISLGYVRDKLPAWLFTQSSLTDLKILDSTASFEPLDKFWNFATQLEYFVLVNNTINGDISNVLLSSKLVWLDSNNLRGGMPRISPEVRVLRIYNNSLSGSISPLLCDNMKNKSNLVYLGMGYNHFSGELTDCWNNWKSLVLIDFGYNNLTGNIPHSMGSLSNLRFVYLESNKLFGEVPFSLKNCQNLWILDIGDNNLSGVIPSWWGQSVRGLKLRSNQFSGNIPTQLCQLGSLMVMDFASNRLSGPIPNCLHNFTAMLFSNASTYKVGFTVQSPDFSVSIACGIRMFIKGKELNRVYLMNDIDLSNNNLSGSVPLEIYMLTGLQSLNLSHNQLMGTIPQEIGNLKQLEAIDLSRNQFSGEIPVSLSALHYLSVLNLSFNNLMGKIPSGTQLGSTDLSYIGNSDLCGPPLTKICPQDEKSHNITKPVREEDDDDDKSEVYSWFYMGMGIGFAVGFWGVFGTILFNRRCRHVYFRFLHRMYDFVIRKMTSIY
- the LOC114371818 gene encoding WD repeat-containing protein 91-like, producing MKTWKAMTVLPLGEDPPAITSLCFNHNGKILAASAVDGMIHMFDMSAGLQITGWPAHDSSISSILFGPDETSIFSLGSDGKIFEWSLQNQGQILWSRDSS